A window of Scophthalmus maximus strain ysfricsl-2021 chromosome 10, ASM2237912v1, whole genome shotgun sequence contains these coding sequences:
- the plaua gene encoding plasminogen activator, urokinase a: protein MNLFVILAVLATFSVNVAFSRRWKPKHQDTSGELCQSGDGSSYRGFVSKSAKGHRCLKWFARPLNGALKGLGHHNYCRNPDQSLGPWCHVRRGRRTVKEFCNIPRCSTPTKTPPASVDTEMTCGERAERRLHKIVGGSFTPIESHPWVAAIFHRDEFLCGGSLISPCWVLTAAHCFGEIGTTKIRHLSVHLGKNAINNTDADREQSFTVEELIIHQKYDHYSLDNDIALLRIESRNGGCAVKSASARTVCLPPFHTQLPPRFQCSIAGFGMESYPVGRYSQKLKQAEVSLLSRTECESELYYGERITKNMFCAGSPDWSTDACKGDSGGPLVCDLSGRMFLFGVVSWGEGCAEKNKPGVYTQVTKYNKWIAAKTGLSQYTDGVMYPEK from the exons ATGAACCTGTTCGTCATCCTCGCCGTCCTTGCAACATTCAGTGTTAATGTG GCTTTTTCACGAAGATGGAAACCAAAACATCAGGATACTTCCGGGG AGCTGTGCCAGTCTGGGGATGGGAGCAGTTACAGGGGCTTCGTTTCCAAGTCAGCAAAGGGCCACAGATGTCTCAAGTGGTTTGCACGCCCCCTGAATGGAGCATTGAAGGGACTTGGCCATCACAACTACTGCAG GAACCCTGACCAGAGCCTGGGGCCATGGTGCCACgtcagaagaggaaggaggactgTGAAAGAATTCTGCAATATTCCCAGAT GTTCTACACCAACAAAGACACCTCCAGCATCTGTTGATACAG AGATGACATGTGGTGAGAGGGCCGAACGGAGGCTTCACAAAATTGTCGGTGGTTCTTTCACACCCATTGAGTCGCACCCATGGGTGGCCGCTATCTTTCATCGTGATGAATTCCTCTGTGGCGGCTCTCTCATTTCCCCTTGCTGGGTTCTCACGGCTGCACACTGCTTCGGTGAAAT TGGGACGACCAAAATCAGACACCTGTCTGTACATCTGGGGAAGAATGCCATCAATAACACAGATGCTGACAGGGAGCAGAGCTTCACTGTGGAAGAACTAATCATCCACCAAAAATATGATCATTACAGCCTTGACAATGACATAG CACTGCTGAGGATCGAAAGCAGAAATGGAGGCTGTGCCGTGAAGTCAGCGTCCGCACGGACAGTGTGTCTTCCTCCATTTCACACTCAGCTTCCTCCCCGATTTCAATGCAGCATCGCAGGATTTGGGATGGAGTCATACC CGGTGGGGCGTTATTCGCAGAAGTTGAAACAGGCCGAGGTGAGCCTGCTCTCCCGGACTGAGTGTGAAAGTGAATTGTACTACGGAGAGCGCATCACCAAGAATATGTTCTGTGCTGGGAGCCCCGACTGGAGCACTGATGCCTGCAAG ggTGACTCCGGTGGTCCGTTGGTGTGTGACCTGTCGGGCCGGATGTTTCTGTTCGGGGTGGTGAGCTGGGGTGAAGGCTGtgctgagaaaaacaaaccaggagTTTACACACAGGTCACCAAATACAACAAGTGGATCGCCGCGAAAACAGGCCTCTCCCAATACACGGATGGAGTGATGTATcctgaaaaatga